Genomic segment of Gemmatimonadaceae bacterium:
CACGGCGGGGAAGAAGCCATTCTACGAGCGCACCTCGTCCAACTAATGAAGAACGCCATAAAGCAATACGTGATGGTCGCACGCAAGGGAGACCTTGAACCGGGCACCGGCAAGACCGTGGACGTAAACGGAATGCCGGTGGCCCTTTTCAACGTGAACGGGGTCTACCACGCTATCCACAACAGCTGTCCGCACGAGGATGGTCCCCTGGGAGAAGGAGAGCTTTCCCACAATATCGTCCCATGCCCGCCGAACGTCGCGCCACGCCGAAATGGTATCTCTGAGGGCACGATCTCCGTACCTGCGTAGCCGTGCGCATCCAGAAAGTCGGCGACGCCGCGCAGAACCACGTCGGCATGAGGTTGTGGCCCGACAACGACCTTGCGAAGTGGCAACTGGGCGGGCTCCGACATGGCTACATCGAGAGTCGTTGTGTACGACACAAGCCCCGCACCTGAGACGCGGCTGGTCATCGTCGCTTTGGGCACTATTTGATAAGATTATTGTCATCAGCTCGAAGCACGCTTCGCCACGCGCATCATGAGCCTAAATGAGTTTCGTGCCTTCATCCGTACCGATGGCCACCAGGGCATCTAGAATCGCGTTGCTGCTACCGGCTCTGGCTTCGCTCCAATCGAATGCAAACACTCGGACTGACTCGCCATGAGGGATGTCGCTCTGACCGTGGCGGGCATTGCGATTCCGCTAATCGCCGGCATGGTCGCCTGGCTAGCAAATGAGTGGCGCAAGCGCGCGGCTGAGGACCGTAACCGTCGTGAAGAGCGGTATCGGCTGCTGCTTGAACACTCCCGTGGATTCTACATCGGTGGCAGCCCCACCGACATCGCGCAATTCCTGGCAGCGGTCAACCTGAGCTGGCTTTACTGCCCGGATGGCGTAATAAGGGCTTTGTACACTTTCCTCGACACGGTCCACTCGGCGACACCAACGACGGAGCAGGCTCGTGAGGAGGCGTTCAATCAAATGGTAGCGGCAATGCGTTACGACCTCCGGCGAATCGGCCCGTTCAAGCGCACCTCACTCGTTGCTGCCGACTACCGTCACGTCGGAGTTACGGCTTTGCAGATGAGTGATCGCGAGCCCAGCAAGAGCCGATAACATTTCGCTGGCCGAATCTCCTCTGCACCATAAGCTTTAACGCATGGCAGAAAACGTCCTTTACTACGGCGACAACCTCGACGTGCTCCGGCGTCACATCAAAGATGAGTCGGTCGACCTCGTGTACCTCGACCCTCCGTTCAAATCTGACCAGAACTACAACGTTCTTTTTGAGGAGAAAGACGGCTCACGTTCGGCTGCTCAGATCAAAGTCTTTGAGGATACGTGGCAGTGGGATCAAGCTGCGGCTGCTGCCTATGAAGAAATAATCGTTGCCGGTGGTCCAGTGTCGCGGGTGATGGAAGCCTTCCGAACCTTTTTGGGTGAAAGCGATATGCTGGCCTACATCTCCATGATGGCACCGCGCCTCGTGGAACTGCGCCGTGTAATGAAGGACACGGCTTCGATTTATCTCCACTGCGATGCTACCGCGAGTGCTCACCTTCGATTGCTAATGGATGCGGTATTCGGCCCCAAGAACCTTCGCAACGAGATTCATTGGTACTACTACAACAAGATGGGTA
This window contains:
- a CDS encoding DNA methyltransferase gives rise to the protein MAENVLYYGDNLDVLRRHIKDESVDLVYLDPPFKSDQNYNVLFEEKDGSRSAAQIKVFEDTWQWDQAAAAAYEEIIVAGGPVSRVMEAFRTFLGESDMLAYISMMAPRLVELRRVMKDTASIYLHCDATASAHLRLLMDAVFGPKNLRNEIHWYYYNKMGTTTTRCTTAGRSFLRRPQIPCCST